A window of Streptomyces sp. DG1A-41 contains these coding sequences:
- a CDS encoding glycosyltransferase family 2 protein, translating into MTSRPTGARQQDHDPSQTTQLRVPTHRMSTTGTFRRIKKTLPRYDYEHYSRLAGPLTQPDPTKPYKVQYRSLISQEPHRIRVALMLAAAPVLSVVLLVWLLQPEHWTERDYPAFDWLPALDVVMLVSIGLIEFFRCMNVVSNAHATLVARDPVPVVPETGTRVAFLTSFVPGKEPLEMVTKTLEAAVKIRHRGLMHVWLLDEGDDPEVKAVCERLGVHHFSRKGVAKWNQAEGPHRAKTKHGNYNAWLEAHGDDYDFFASVDTDHVPLPNYLERMLGFFRDPDVGFVIGPQVYGNYDNPITKAAESQQFLFHALIQRAGNRYGSPMFVGTSNAVRIKALKQIGGLYDSITEDMATGFEMHRHKNPATGNKWRSVYTPDVLAVGEGPSAWTDFFTQQMRWSRGTYETILKQYWKGWYSLPPSKLFNYTMMIIFYPMSALNWILAALSCCLFLGLGASGVNIDPAVWLMLYGNASALQIGLYVWNRRHNVSPHEPEGSGGVAGMVMSALSAPLYAKALFDSVLRRKSKFVVTPKGDSASPDRWFATFRYHWYFVVIFGASIAAGFVFGHSHPAMIIWASFALLITASPVFAWRWQLRQDAKKPAAPAGEQPQDPAGPHRTQPLPIPQQAAPHAPQNKPGWAAAPGGNGEVGGTDQTMQIALGGLGGRKE; encoded by the coding sequence ATGACGTCGAGGCCGACGGGCGCCCGGCAGCAGGACCACGACCCGTCCCAGACCACCCAGCTCAGGGTTCCGACGCATCGGATGAGCACCACGGGGACGTTCCGGCGGATCAAGAAGACGCTGCCGAGATACGACTACGAGCACTACAGCCGGCTCGCCGGTCCCCTCACCCAGCCTGATCCGACCAAGCCGTACAAGGTGCAGTACCGGTCACTGATCTCGCAGGAACCGCACCGCATAAGAGTCGCGCTGATGCTGGCCGCGGCCCCGGTGCTGTCCGTCGTGCTGCTGGTGTGGCTGCTCCAGCCCGAGCACTGGACCGAGCGCGACTACCCGGCCTTCGACTGGCTGCCCGCGCTGGACGTGGTGATGCTGGTCTCGATCGGCCTGATCGAGTTCTTCCGCTGCATGAACGTGGTCTCGAACGCGCACGCCACGCTGGTCGCCCGCGACCCGGTCCCGGTGGTGCCCGAGACCGGCACCAGAGTGGCCTTCCTCACCTCCTTCGTGCCCGGCAAGGAGCCGCTGGAGATGGTGACGAAGACGCTTGAGGCCGCGGTGAAGATCCGCCACCGGGGCCTCATGCACGTCTGGCTGCTCGACGAGGGCGACGACCCCGAGGTGAAGGCGGTCTGCGAGCGCCTCGGCGTGCACCACTTCTCCCGCAAGGGCGTCGCCAAGTGGAACCAGGCCGAGGGCCCGCACCGCGCCAAGACCAAGCACGGCAACTACAACGCCTGGCTGGAGGCGCACGGCGACGACTACGACTTCTTCGCCTCGGTCGACACCGACCACGTGCCGCTGCCCAACTACCTGGAGCGGATGCTCGGCTTCTTCCGCGACCCGGACGTCGGCTTCGTCATCGGCCCGCAGGTGTACGGCAACTACGACAACCCCATCACCAAGGCCGCCGAGTCGCAGCAGTTCCTCTTCCACGCGCTGATCCAGCGCGCGGGCAACCGCTACGGCTCCCCGATGTTCGTCGGCACGTCCAACGCCGTGCGCATCAAGGCGCTGAAGCAGATCGGCGGTCTGTACGACTCGATCACCGAGGACATGGCGACCGGCTTCGAGATGCACCGCCACAAGAACCCGGCGACGGGCAACAAGTGGCGCTCGGTCTACACCCCGGACGTCCTCGCGGTCGGTGAGGGCCCCAGCGCCTGGACGGACTTCTTCACCCAGCAGATGCGCTGGTCACGGGGGACGTACGAGACGATCCTCAAGCAGTACTGGAAGGGCTGGTACTCGCTGCCGCCGAGCAAGCTCTTCAACTACACGATGATGATCATCTTCTACCCGATGTCGGCCCTGAACTGGATCCTGGCGGCGCTGAGCTGCTGCCTGTTCCTGGGCCTGGGTGCCTCGGGTGTGAACATCGACCCTGCGGTGTGGCTGATGCTCTACGGCAACGCCTCCGCGCTCCAGATCGGCCTGTACGTCTGGAACCGCCGGCACAACGTCTCGCCGCACGAGCCGGAGGGCTCCGGCGGTGTGGCCGGCATGGTGATGTCCGCACTGTCGGCGCCGCTGTACGCGAAGGCGCTGTTCGACTCCGTGCTGCGGCGCAAGAGCAAGTTCGTGGTCACGCCCAAGGGTGATTCGGCGAGCCCGGACCGGTGGTTCGCGACGTTCCGCTACCACTGGTACTTCGTCGTGATCTTCGGTGCGTCGATCGCGGCCGGCTTCGTCTTCGGCCACTCGCACCCCGCGATGATCATCTGGGCGTCGTTCGCGCTGTTGATCACCGCCTCGCCGGTCTTCGCCTGGCGCTGGCAGCTGCGGCAGGACGCGAAGAAGCCCGCCGCACCCGCCGGGGAGCAGCCGCAGGACCCTGCGGGGCCGCACCGGACGCAGCCGCTGCCCATCCCGCAGCAGGCGGCGCCGCACGCCCCGCAGAACAAGCCCGGTTGGGCCGCCGCCCCGGGCGGAAACGGGGAGGTCGGGGGGACCGACCAGACCATGCAGATCGCCCTTGGTGGACTTGGGGGACGTAAGGAATGA
- a CDS encoding kelch motif-containing protein: MNDRAGRRRARRLAIGTAVVLALAGANGPWLYRLGTEKYHQYTINKPEYKAANGKWEIIEFPEEYRQNTIHAALLRTGKVLLVAGSGNNQDNFDAKKFDTRIWDPVKGTIKKVPTPSDLFCTGHTQLANGNLLIAGGTKRYEKLKGDVTKAGGLMIVHNENPDKPITLPAGTKFTGKENGKTFVSKDPVLVPRAKKVFDKATGKFLRNDPGLGRIYVEAQKRGQKYETGTQDNYRVHGLKGDDARNTYGIAQKLALDKKDFQGIRDAFEFDPVAEKYIKVDPMKEARWYPTLTTLSDGKILSVSGLDDIGQLVPGKNEVFDPKTKKWTYTDKVRQFPTYPALFLMQNGKIFYSGSNAGYGPDDVGREPGVWDVDTNKFTKIPGLSDPKLMETSGTVLLPPAQDEKYMVIGGGGVGESKESSEKTRIVDLKDDDPRFVDGPSLDKGTRYPNASILPDDSVLISGGSQDYRGRSDSNIFEARLYDTEKNKLRRVADPLVGRNYHSGSILLPDGRVMFFGSDSLYGDKANTKPGTFEQRIEIYTPPYLYGSGDQPSLSGGPQTIERGGTGTFTSSDAAKIQKVRLIRPSAATHVTDVDQRSIALDFKASGDKLTVTVPKNRNLVQAGWYMLFVTDDRGTPSKAQWVKVP, translated from the coding sequence ATGAACGACCGTGCAGGCCGCCGCCGGGCCCGTCGACTCGCGATCGGCACGGCGGTGGTACTCGCGCTGGCCGGTGCGAACGGGCCGTGGCTGTACCGCTTGGGGACCGAGAAATACCACCAGTACACAATCAACAAGCCGGAGTACAAGGCCGCGAACGGCAAGTGGGAGATCATCGAGTTTCCCGAGGAATACCGGCAGAACACGATCCACGCGGCGCTGCTGCGCACCGGCAAGGTGCTGCTCGTCGCGGGGTCGGGCAACAACCAGGACAACTTCGACGCGAAGAAGTTCGACACACGGATCTGGGACCCGGTCAAGGGCACCATCAAGAAGGTCCCGACGCCCAGCGACCTGTTCTGCACCGGCCACACCCAGCTCGCCAACGGCAACCTGCTGATCGCGGGCGGCACCAAGCGGTACGAGAAGCTCAAGGGTGACGTCACCAAGGCCGGCGGCCTGATGATCGTCCACAACGAGAACCCGGACAAGCCGATCACGCTGCCCGCGGGCACGAAGTTCACGGGCAAGGAGAACGGCAAGACCTTCGTCTCGAAGGACCCGGTGCTCGTGCCGCGCGCGAAGAAGGTCTTCGACAAGGCGACCGGCAAGTTCCTGCGCAACGACCCCGGTCTCGGCCGGATCTACGTCGAGGCGCAGAAGCGGGGCCAGAAGTACGAGACGGGCACGCAGGACAACTACCGCGTGCACGGCCTGAAGGGCGATGACGCGCGTAACACGTACGGCATCGCGCAGAAGCTCGCCCTCGACAAGAAGGACTTCCAGGGGATCCGGGACGCCTTCGAGTTCGACCCCGTGGCCGAGAAGTACATCAAGGTCGACCCGATGAAGGAGGCCCGCTGGTACCCGACGCTCACCACCCTGAGCGACGGGAAGATCCTCAGCGTCTCCGGCCTGGACGACATCGGCCAGCTGGTCCCGGGCAAGAACGAGGTCTTCGACCCGAAGACCAAGAAGTGGACCTACACCGACAAGGTCCGTCAGTTCCCGACCTATCCGGCGCTGTTCCTCATGCAGAACGGCAAGATCTTCTACTCGGGTTCCAACGCGGGCTACGGGCCGGACGACGTGGGCCGTGAGCCGGGCGTGTGGGACGTGGACACCAACAAGTTCACGAAGATCCCCGGCCTGAGCGACCCCAAGCTGATGGAGACGTCCGGCACGGTGCTGCTGCCGCCCGCGCAGGACGAGAAGTACATGGTGATCGGCGGCGGTGGCGTCGGCGAGTCCAAGGAGTCCAGCGAGAAGACCCGGATCGTCGACCTCAAGGACGACGACCCGCGCTTCGTGGACGGCCCGTCCCTGGACAAGGGCACGCGCTACCCGAACGCCTCGATCCTGCCCGACGACAGCGTGCTGATCTCCGGCGGTTCGCAGGACTACCGGGGCCGCAGCGACTCCAACATCTTCGAGGCGCGGCTCTACGACACGGAGAAGAACAAGCTCAGGCGGGTCGCCGACCCGCTGGTGGGCCGCAACTACCACTCCGGGTCGATTCTGCTGCCCGACGGCCGTGTGATGTTCTTCGGCTCGGACTCGCTGTACGGCGACAAGGCCAACACCAAGCCGGGCACGTTCGAGCAGCGCATCGAGATCTACACACCGCCGTACCTCTACGGCAGCGGGGACCAGCCCTCGCTGTCCGGCGGGCCGCAGACCATCGAGCGCGGCGGGACGGGGACGTTCACCTCGTCGGACGCGGCGAAGATCCAGAAGGTCCGGCTGATCCGCCCGAGCGCCGCCACGCACGTCACGGACGTCGACCAGCGGTCGATCGCCCTGGACTTCAAGGCGTCCGGCGACAAGCTGACGGTGACCGTGCCGAAGAACCGGAACCTGGTCCAGGCGGGCTGGTACATGCTGTTCGTGACGGACGACCGGGGCACGCCGAGCAAGGCGCAGTGGGTCAAGGTGCCGTAG
- a CDS encoding trypsin-like peptidase domain-containing protein codes for MTESTTSDPAAEEVLAAATVQVTGADGHIGGLGVLIAPTLVLTCAHVVLEASGRPARQEERPDGPLGVRLVLREGEPVDAVVRDWVPVRANGTGDMAVLSLADPLSETRPVVMVAPRDVWDHKAIVFGLPRDDTGGGWHTARLRARTGTGRLQMSPLDGQSDPIQPGFSGSAVWDDDLGAVVGIVASISPAHRGQAFCIPTRTLLDELPELAELLAPSSPFPGLRPYTEEHSAHFFGRDEDVTAVVDLLCPRGSLPEGCVTLTGPSGSGKSSLLMAGVLPRLKEQDVEVVTLRAEGRQPDAAAIRDALRTHRSARGLVLALDQAEALLLRPEEELRSLVDALLDACRHPGVAVLVALRTDFQDAALRHPELSRLVGGAPAHQLGLMTREQLTEVVRLPLRAFPGVEYDSGLADRLIEDAAGRPGALPLLGFVLTTLWERQVGGRLRLDTYRELGGLGGVLGSRADSAWRRALRGAAPDTATGLLRALIQVPPGSGTALRARLARRDAGEERWAVARELVEARVLVVGADPERGETVELAHEALIEHWQPLAEQLEKDRTFLTWRGELRYDRARWWREGRPDGLLLEDPALSVAERWLADRRDELTQEDRQFIEASVGLRARKAHEAARSERRKRYLRVLWAVVTVLAVVAAAVVSVLYLNLLTEQRRLVSDRLAQQAASIDGTSLAVSSLYTVGAYRAEARPDARSALLAQYLRLQDVERVLMEGRHDVEDVALTEDGAYAYALLGSGHYVRLDLRGKARPKPYLYNKATDNARMAVSPDGRIAARASDWGVISLGIPAPSGGLRTVTLRQKEQMGDNLRGVHDLAFDGDGKRILAAIPREGVLVWNTDTGRRTGRTLAPPKGWDAAQAWFGADGTVVARIVPKDAAADNARGRLVSWNLDSGALHRPWGEQAAASATVSGNGRVLVTCTTQGVLEAWRLGASPKRFRSWNNSGFQGLCPLHTPRLDASGSYLINPMGRIGSDLGRLRFLVVDLEKGWPATFDAPAAAPEDQNITGRGLAPPVAFAGPPGDLRAVVALGGTIITVRVRPPTSFDINALLNRSRTPDGSSGRMAVVDSSGRNLQLWDLASRTLLATARPSRPLAPLYAAFSPDGRWMLTIAEDRRTVLAWRIDGGTLTEKHALDLPAPPDITAAGPDPRTGLTPSLINMSFSDDDHAVISGLSYVSRWRLDTGKPDGEVYRPAVQEDWQLANEAAGTFAIAIPGKPQALVRKLDEFGVWDFASGEFTRWHKPKKPGDDRSIRSFSLSPDGKLLAVQYAGGQVRLWDVRKKKFREPDLTYDGVYYLGRFLDNRLLHTTTAAGELVVWDVVDRRDTYRYYMGYGSIVSPSADGKSLTMMDGSRTSVVPLDPERWADRLCALAQRELTEGEKELAVDPDQVEDVC; via the coding sequence ATGACCGAGTCGACCACGTCGGACCCGGCGGCCGAGGAGGTCCTGGCCGCCGCGACCGTCCAGGTCACAGGCGCGGACGGGCACATCGGCGGCCTGGGGGTGCTCATCGCGCCGACTTTGGTGCTGACCTGCGCTCATGTCGTACTGGAGGCCTCGGGGCGGCCGGCCCGCCAGGAGGAGCGCCCCGACGGACCCCTCGGTGTCCGCCTGGTCCTCCGTGAGGGCGAGCCGGTGGATGCCGTCGTCCGCGACTGGGTCCCGGTACGCGCGAACGGCACCGGGGACATGGCCGTACTCTCACTGGCCGACCCGCTGTCGGAGACCCGGCCGGTCGTCATGGTCGCGCCCCGGGACGTCTGGGACCACAAGGCCATCGTTTTCGGACTGCCGAGGGACGACACCGGCGGCGGCTGGCACACGGCCCGCCTGCGCGCCCGTACCGGCACGGGCCGGCTCCAGATGTCGCCGCTCGACGGGCAGTCGGACCCGATCCAGCCCGGCTTCAGCGGCTCGGCCGTATGGGACGACGACCTCGGTGCCGTGGTCGGCATCGTCGCCTCGATCTCCCCCGCGCACCGCGGACAGGCCTTCTGCATCCCGACCCGCACGCTCCTCGACGAACTGCCGGAACTGGCCGAACTCCTCGCGCCCTCCTCCCCCTTCCCGGGCCTGCGCCCGTACACCGAGGAGCACAGCGCGCACTTCTTCGGCCGGGACGAGGACGTCACCGCGGTCGTCGACCTGCTCTGCCCGCGCGGGTCGCTGCCCGAGGGCTGCGTGACCCTGACCGGCCCCTCCGGCTCCGGCAAGTCGTCCCTCCTCATGGCGGGCGTCCTGCCCCGCCTGAAGGAGCAGGACGTCGAGGTCGTCACCCTGCGCGCGGAGGGCCGCCAGCCGGACGCCGCGGCGATACGGGACGCACTGCGGACCCACCGCTCGGCACGCGGACTCGTGCTGGCACTCGACCAGGCGGAGGCGCTGCTGCTGCGCCCCGAGGAGGAGCTGCGCTCCCTGGTCGACGCCCTCCTCGACGCCTGCCGGCACCCCGGAGTGGCGGTCCTGGTCGCGCTGCGGACCGACTTCCAGGACGCGGCCCTGCGCCACCCGGAGCTGAGCCGGCTGGTCGGCGGCGCGCCCGCGCACCAGCTGGGCCTGATGACCCGCGAGCAGCTCACCGAGGTGGTCCGGCTGCCGCTGCGGGCCTTCCCCGGCGTGGAGTACGACAGCGGCCTGGCCGACCGGCTCATCGAGGACGCGGCGGGCCGGCCGGGAGCCCTGCCCCTGCTCGGGTTCGTCCTGACCACCCTGTGGGAACGGCAGGTCGGCGGCCGGCTCCGCCTCGACACCTACCGCGAACTGGGCGGCCTCGGCGGGGTACTGGGCAGCAGGGCGGACTCCGCGTGGCGACGGGCGCTGCGGGGCGCGGCGCCGGATACCGCCACCGGGCTGCTCCGCGCACTGATCCAGGTCCCGCCCGGCAGCGGCACGGCCCTGCGCGCCCGGCTCGCCCGCCGCGACGCGGGCGAGGAGCGGTGGGCCGTCGCCCGGGAGCTCGTCGAGGCCCGCGTCTTGGTGGTGGGCGCGGATCCCGAGCGGGGCGAGACGGTCGAGCTGGCCCACGAGGCCCTCATCGAACACTGGCAGCCGCTGGCCGAGCAGCTGGAGAAAGACCGTACGTTCCTCACCTGGCGCGGCGAACTGCGCTACGACCGCGCCCGCTGGTGGCGGGAAGGACGGCCCGACGGCCTGCTGCTGGAGGATCCGGCACTGTCGGTGGCGGAGCGGTGGCTCGCGGATCGGCGTGACGAACTCACCCAGGAGGACCGGCAGTTCATCGAGGCGAGTGTCGGACTGAGGGCTCGTAAGGCACACGAGGCCGCGAGGTCCGAGCGCCGGAAGCGGTATCTGCGGGTGCTGTGGGCGGTGGTCACGGTGCTGGCCGTGGTGGCGGCGGCGGTGGTGTCCGTGCTGTATCTGAACCTGCTGACGGAGCAGCGGCGGTTGGTTTCGGATCGGTTGGCGCAGCAGGCTGCGAGTATCGACGGCACGTCCCTGGCCGTGTCCTCGCTGTACACGGTCGGGGCGTATCGGGCGGAGGCCCGGCCTGATGCGCGGTCCGCCCTGCTGGCGCAGTACTTGCGCTTGCAGGACGTGGAGCGGGTGTTGATGGAGGGGCGTCACGATGTCGAAGACGTCGCGCTCACGGAGGACGGCGCCTACGCGTACGCCCTGCTCGGCAGCGGCCATTACGTGCGACTCGACCTGCGGGGCAAAGCCCGGCCGAAGCCCTACCTCTACAACAAGGCGACCGACAACGCGCGTATGGCCGTGTCGCCCGACGGCCGGATCGCGGCCCGGGCGTCCGACTGGGGTGTGATCTCGCTCGGCATCCCGGCTCCCTCCGGCGGCCTGCGGACCGTCACACTCCGGCAGAAGGAGCAGATGGGGGACAACCTGCGCGGCGTCCACGACCTGGCCTTCGACGGGGACGGCAAGCGGATTCTCGCCGCGATCCCCCGCGAGGGCGTGCTCGTGTGGAACACGGACACCGGCCGCCGCACGGGCCGTACGCTCGCCCCGCCGAAGGGCTGGGATGCCGCACAGGCCTGGTTCGGTGCGGACGGTACGGTGGTCGCGCGGATCGTGCCGAAGGACGCCGCCGCGGACAACGCCCGCGGCCGGCTGGTCTCCTGGAACCTCGACAGCGGTGCCCTGCACCGCCCCTGGGGCGAGCAGGCCGCGGCCTCGGCGACGGTCAGCGGCAACGGCCGCGTCCTGGTCACCTGCACGACCCAGGGCGTGCTCGAAGCGTGGCGGCTGGGTGCCTCGCCGAAGCGCTTCCGCAGCTGGAACAACTCCGGCTTCCAGGGCCTGTGCCCGCTCCACACGCCCCGGCTCGACGCCTCCGGCAGCTATCTGATCAACCCCATGGGACGCATCGGCAGCGACCTCGGCCGGCTGCGGTTCCTCGTCGTCGACCTGGAGAAGGGCTGGCCGGCCACCTTCGACGCGCCCGCCGCCGCTCCGGAGGACCAGAACATCACCGGCCGCGGGCTCGCCCCGCCCGTCGCGTTCGCCGGGCCGCCCGGCGACCTGCGCGCGGTCGTCGCCCTCGGCGGCACCATCATCACCGTACGGGTCCGGCCGCCGACGTCGTTCGACATTAACGCCCTGCTCAACCGCAGCCGCACACCGGACGGGTCGTCCGGCAGGATGGCCGTCGTCGACTCCAGTGGCAGGAACCTGCAACTGTGGGACCTGGCGAGCCGCACGCTCCTCGCGACCGCGCGGCCGTCCCGGCCGCTTGCCCCCCTGTACGCCGCGTTCAGCCCGGACGGGCGGTGGATGCTGACGATCGCCGAGGACCGGCGCACGGTCCTGGCCTGGCGGATCGACGGCGGCACCCTGACGGAGAAGCACGCCCTCGACCTGCCCGCCCCGCCGGACATCACGGCTGCCGGCCCGGACCCCCGCACGGGGCTCACCCCGTCCTTGATCAACATGAGCTTCTCCGACGACGACCACGCCGTGATCTCGGGGCTGTCGTACGTCTCGCGCTGGCGGCTCGACACCGGGAAGCCGGACGGCGAGGTGTACCGGCCCGCGGTCCAGGAGGACTGGCAGCTCGCCAACGAGGCGGCGGGCACCTTCGCCATCGCCATCCCCGGGAAGCCCCAGGCGCTGGTGCGGAAGCTGGACGAGTTCGGCGTCTGGGACTTCGCCTCGGGCGAGTTCACGAGGTGGCACAAGCCGAAGAAACCCGGGGATGACCGGTCGATCCGGTCGTTCAGCCTCTCCCCCGACGGAAAGCTGCTGGCCGTGCAGTACGCCGGCGGCCAGGTGCGCCTGTGGGACGTGCGGAAGAAGAAGTTCAGAGAACCGGACCTCACCTACGACGGCGTCTACTACCTCGGCCGCTTCCTGGACAACCGGCTGCTGCACACGACGACCGCCGCCGGCGAGCTGGTCGTCTGGGACGTGGTCGACCGCCGGGACACCTACCGCTACTACATGGGCTACGGCTCGATCGTCTCGCCGAGCGCCGATGGCAAGTCCCTCACGATGATGGACGGCTCACGCACCTCCGTCGTCCCCCTCGATCCCGAGCGTTGGGCCGACCGGTTGTGCGCCCTCGCCCAGCGGGAACTGACCGAAGGGGAGAAGGAACTTGCGGTCGATCCGGACCAGGTCGAGGACGTCTGCTAG
- a CDS encoding class F sortase — MSDQDGIKGRSSGTGRLLAGVAWVALLLGLWLWGREVTDVRHGISAPTTGDMAAAGRPPDVKLPPAHRPLGDALPQRVDIPGLGVQAPVVARGLDARGALDPPPYDQPDAVGWYAGGVAPGAPGTALMVGHVDTDTRPAVFYKVSAMRPGQTIRVIRADAKVAEFTVESVQVLTRDRFDAHQAYGPRESGRAELRLVTCGGSFDRTTRSYTANVVVSAYLTGTGL, encoded by the coding sequence ATGTCCGACCAGGATGGAATCAAGGGCCGTTCTTCGGGCACCGGCCGCCTGCTGGCCGGCGTGGCCTGGGTGGCGCTGCTGCTCGGACTGTGGCTGTGGGGCCGCGAGGTGACCGACGTACGGCACGGCATTTCCGCGCCCACCACGGGCGACATGGCGGCGGCCGGACGGCCCCCGGACGTGAAACTGCCGCCCGCGCACCGCCCGTTGGGCGACGCGCTGCCCCAGCGCGTCGACATCCCCGGGCTCGGGGTGCAGGCGCCCGTGGTGGCGCGGGGGCTGGACGCGCGCGGCGCGCTCGATCCGCCGCCGTACGACCAGCCGGACGCGGTCGGCTGGTACGCGGGCGGCGTGGCACCCGGCGCACCGGGCACCGCGCTGATGGTCGGTCACGTCGACACCGACACCCGGCCGGCCGTCTTCTACAAGGTCAGTGCCATGCGTCCGGGCCAGACGATCCGGGTGATCCGGGCCGATGCCAAGGTCGCGGAGTTCACCGTCGAGTCCGTCCAGGTCCTCACCAGAGACCGCTTCGACGCCCACCAGGCCTACGGGCCCCGCGAGTCGGGCCGGGCCGAGCTGCGGCTCGTCACCTGCGGCGGCAGCTTCGACCGTACGACCCGCAGCTACACGGCGAACGTGGTCGTCTCGGCGTACCTGACGGGAACCGGCCTGTAG
- a CDS encoding HAD-IIA family hydrolase, producing the protein MADRKPIESWLTDMDGVLIHEGVPIPGADAFLKKLRESGKPFLVLTNNSMYTPRDLHARLRRMGLEVPIESIWTSALATAQFLDDQRPGGSAYVIGEAGLTTALHDIGYILTDHEPDYVVLGETRTYSFEAMTKAVRLILGGARFICTNPDETGPSTEGPLPATGAVAALITQATGKKPYFAGKPNPLMMRTGLNAIGAHSESSAMIGDRMDTDVLAGIEAGMQTFLVLTGLTRPEQVEDFPYRPSQVVDSIADLVDRV; encoded by the coding sequence ATGGCAGACCGCAAGCCCATCGAGTCGTGGCTCACCGACATGGACGGTGTGCTCATCCACGAGGGCGTACCGATCCCCGGCGCCGACGCCTTCCTCAAGAAGCTGCGCGAGTCCGGGAAGCCCTTCCTGGTCCTCACCAACAACTCGATGTACACCCCGCGCGACCTGCACGCCCGGCTGCGCCGCATGGGCCTGGAGGTGCCGATCGAGAGCATCTGGACCTCGGCCCTGGCCACGGCCCAGTTCCTGGACGACCAGCGGCCGGGCGGCTCGGCGTACGTCATCGGCGAGGCCGGCCTGACCACCGCGCTGCACGACATCGGCTACATCCTGACCGACCACGAGCCGGACTACGTCGTCCTCGGCGAGACCCGCACGTACTCCTTCGAGGCCATGACGAAGGCGGTACGGCTCATCCTCGGCGGCGCCCGTTTCATCTGCACCAACCCCGACGAGACGGGCCCGTCCACCGAGGGCCCGCTGCCCGCGACCGGCGCGGTGGCCGCGCTGATCACCCAGGCGACCGGCAAGAAGCCGTACTTCGCCGGCAAGCCGAACCCGCTGATGATGCGGACCGGGCTGAACGCCATCGGGGCGCACTCCGAGAGCAGCGCGATGATCGGCGACCGGATGGACACGGACGTGCTGGCGGGCATAGAGGCCGGGATGCAGACGTTCCTGGTGCTCACCGGCCTGACCCGGCCCGAGCAGGTCGAGGACTTCCCGTACCGGCCGTCGCAGGTCGTCGACTCGATCGCGGACCTCGTCGACCGGGTCTGA
- a CDS encoding LPXTG cell wall anchor domain-containing protein → MRLCTPAHLCLAAAAAVLLTGAHPAYAEDPAPACAAPDDHTFPLTTRIHGGPDAYTAGGGFGTWYVDLTNTTDRPCTGIHPVVVLVDDKRALEPSQPRLEFFEGARAHPVRFEKTSEDELVGAFTDEEDRFAGFTVAPGKTVTVKVRLAVTSDAVPNDVTANAAVVQRHDDDGDWVGQSNDYRFGIDADGPIDGGEPEADGGTDSQPDSDASVPPREDRFPFAEELAGTGTGGQVTAAAAAVLLAGGGALLLVRRRR, encoded by the coding sequence ATGCGACTCTGCACGCCCGCTCACCTCTGCCTGGCGGCGGCAGCCGCCGTCCTGCTCACCGGGGCTCATCCGGCGTACGCGGAAGACCCGGCGCCCGCCTGTGCCGCGCCCGACGACCACACCTTCCCGCTCACCACCCGCATCCACGGCGGACCCGACGCCTACACGGCCGGGGGCGGGTTCGGGACCTGGTACGTCGATCTGACCAACACGACCGACCGGCCGTGCACCGGTATCCACCCCGTCGTCGTGCTCGTCGACGACAAGCGGGCGCTGGAGCCGTCGCAGCCCCGGCTGGAGTTCTTCGAGGGGGCGCGGGCGCACCCCGTGCGGTTCGAGAAGACCAGTGAGGACGAGCTCGTCGGGGCGTTCACCGACGAGGAGGACCGCTTCGCCGGGTTCACCGTCGCGCCGGGGAAGACCGTCACCGTGAAGGTGCGGCTCGCGGTCACCTCGGACGCCGTACCGAACGACGTCACCGCCAACGCCGCCGTGGTGCAGCGGCACGACGACGACGGCGACTGGGTCGGGCAGTCGAACGACTACCGGTTCGGGATCGACGCCGACGGACCGATCGACGGGGGTGAGCCGGAAGCCGACGGCGGCACCGACTCCCAGCCCGACTCCGACGCGTCCGTCCCGCCCCGCGAGGACCGGTTCCCGTTCGCCGAGGAACTCGCCGGCACGGGAACCGGCGGCCAGGTCACCGCGGCCGCCGCGGCGGTGCTGCTCGCCGGGGGCGGGGCGCTGCTCCTCGTGCGCCGGCGCCGCTGA